The genomic DNA TATATAGAGAGGTTGGTGGATAAACTGTGTGGTGAACGTTCGAAAGACGGAGATAAGCTTTTGGAAACCATTATGGACATCCAAGAACAAGGACCACTcttagaaacaaacaaaacgcCTCTTTTCTTTGCCTGCGTGTTCCGCATCATTAGTAGATCACTGGTGATTGTAAGGATGATGTAGACATTGATATTAATTACAGATGAAGAAAATTTTCGGAATCTGACTGCGGAGGCAAATTAAAAGACATCAGGCTAATTGCTGAATAATTAACTTGTCGCTCAAGTAAGTAGAAGAGCGCAAATCACGTCCATAAGAAGATAAGAAAAACTCGTTTACTTGAGAAGGTAGTTGGAGTTATGAGCCAAGCGCCAAAGATTTTGTCACAAGTTGGGTAAAGTTGACGTAGAGAATACGAGGAGGAGATGTGGATACGTATGTGTTGTAATGTAATGTGGACCAATGGCACATGTGACGGACCATTAAAAGACACTATTTGACAGCCAGAAGAAGCTTAACAAAGAtgtccacaaaaacaaaacaaaacaagaaaagctcAAGAAAGATTCTTGGAATGatccttctttttcttggctATATATGTCACTAAACAATGTGTGAAGAGAGTACTAAACCATTGTGTCTTTTGTGTGAATTATGGGCccaaaattataacaaataggGCTTTTTGGCCCATCAGTAACGTTTCGGCGAGAAAGAAGTAGTCAATCGAATCAGACCGGACTAAACCGGGAGAGATAGTAAACGGCTctgttttttcaaattttaaccaTAACCAATTTTCTTTGTCTCTCTAAAACGATAAGAGTCTcccaatataaattattttttttaacggaaatttttttaatttaatataactatttatttaaaaacaaaatcagaaaaaaatctaACTAATAAACATATGTCCAGAAACGATTCTAGAATTCTAAAATGAGAATCGTTTCACTTTTCTCCTTGTTTTTCTCACATTCTCTCTTCctttattatcatttatttgttttgaattaACGAGAAGCTGGTTGAGATACCAGGGAATGCAGATGGTCTAACAGACAGACACACATGCATGCACACGAACACAACcatattattcagaatcatcatcaccaaaaacTCTCTAATGGCGTCAATGAAACTCATGTTTCGAATCCTCCGTCACGCCATCTGCATCGCAATAACTCTCTTAAAGAGCCTCGTTTGGTGTTTATTCGACAATTTCGATTACCCGATTCTAATCAAGCTCGCGGATACATTcttatctttatattttatagtattCTGCGATCTACGCCCGATCACCGTCGATTTAAACGACGGTGAAACCACGTTACATTTCTGGATCTCCGGCCACCGGAAAATCAACCGGCCGAACCTCCTCATGTTACACGGTTACGGAGCGAACTCGAAATGGCAATTTATTACTCAGGTCACGGATCTGTCGAGATCGTTTAATCTATTCATCCCCGATCTCGTTTTCTTCGGGAGATCGTACTCGAGAAACACAGATCGGAGCGTGGAGTTTCAGGCGAGGAGTATCGTCGGAGGTTTGAAGAGGCTTGGTTGTGGTGGTGGTAAAGACGGAGGAGATTTGTCGGTTTACTCGATTAGTTACGGTGGGTTCGTAGCGTACCGGATTGCGAAGATTTGGCCGGAGATGGTTGAGAGACtggtgattgtgagtagtggaGTCGGGTTTACGCAGCAGCAGAAGGTGACGGAGATGAAAAAACACGGCGGATATGTGTCAGAGATTTTGGTTCCGAGTAGTCCGAGGGATCTGAGGTTGTTAGTTAGGGTTTCCATGAATACAGGTCTTAGGTTTCTTGACTGGGTTCCAGATTTTATCCTCTCCCAATTCATCTCTGTaagttctgtttctttttgttaatttactGACTCTGCCCCgtagtttagtttttatttaaaaaatgatcCAGATGTTAAAGATTTGCAGAATAAGCCCTTAAAGTTTTCAATCTTTGTTTAGGTGATGTATGAGACAAATCGAGAAGAACTTTTAGATCTAGCTAAGAATTTGCtggaaagagaagaggagcCAGAGTTCTTTGCAATATCACAGGtcatttgatctttttttttttatcaaataaaacagtttttttttaactgaataATTAGTAActgatgatttatttattttggtgttGATTAAATATTCAGAAAACGTTGATCGTTTGGGGTGACAAGGATCAGGTGTTTCCTTTGGAGCATGGACGTCGTCTACATAGGTAAATAATATTTGATGAgtgatgaattgatgataacTAAACTCTAACAATTTAAGTCATAATAAAGGATCTCTCACAGTTTAACCTCCATACTCTAATTTTGttagtaatattattatgtAATTTCTTTGccacataattttgtttgacaGGAATTTGCCAAACTCGAGTTTAGAGGTATTGAAGGAAATTGGACATGGTGTAAACATTGAAGCACCGACTACTCTTAACAATTTGATTATCTCGTTTGTTTTAGGTGTTGTTCCTTAACTTCTACTGCTGTAGTTTTTCCTTTTTACGGTAGTAAATTTATGCATGGTTTATACCAATAATATATCCATTATCCATATTTGATCCAAAAAATATTCAACTAGGATGCAAAACTACCGGTCTAAAGGATTATAACATGTAAAACAAGTATGTCCAAACAAACTAACTGCCTAATCAATGCATTGGGTTTGGGATTAACAACTTGTATTCCAATCCGCATTTCTAGAATTTGACCATACAATGGAAGTTTTGGTGAAAACCAAGGGGGTTCATGGTGCATAGACAAGATAAAGACATTAATGTTCTTTGCATTTTCTTTGGTATGAACGAGGAGTTTTGAGTCAACGTGAGCATGTACCAGGACCTTAAAAACGTAACTTTATTTACTTCATCGACCAGACCACCATCGTGCTTCTCGCTATGACATTGCGGCCCACACCTTCAAGAAGCTCGCAGGCCAGCCCACGAAAAATACTCTCCTCGTGTGAATATCTGGCTTGCTCCTATATCATAGCTTCGATTTAACAGGTGTTTAATTCAAGTTTCATCCAAatctataaataattataattttttttttttttgtaattatccAAACTTCATATGTTAAATTTTCTGACCCATATTTTTAAATGTTACATGCTAAATACTAACTTCatactataaaattttaatatagattttaagTTCTCTGGTTCGACCTCTCTACTGACActataaagaataaaaacaaaagttacgggtcgggtcaaaaaaataaataattttgctccaGATGTCTGACACAGTGGCACAATATCTTTAACCTCCATAACTCTGCAAATTACAGATgggttataagaaaaaaaagataagaacattttatataaatattcccctcaaatctctctctgtctcaaaCTGTTTGTCTACAGACGACAagtagattcttttttttttttttttcctttgctttCCAATAATTGtcatattattttctctataaacaagaaaaacataaagattcttgttttatttcccgagaaaaaaataaatctcgATTTCAGCCTCTCTGTGTCACACCACCTCTTCACGGagcttgtttatttttttcaaggtaagaaactgaattttgttttgttatgtaatCAAAgcttttggggaaaaaaaatcttgctTTGCTTTTTGAGTTCATAGATAGATATGattctttttggtttctgggtcttcaaaattttgatgaatCTTATAGAATCGGTTTCTACTTTTGTTGAGATTATCTCACTATATAGGTGAAAGGCTACTACTTATAGCAGAGCTATTTACTtacttctcctttttttcttttatctatatatagatcTCTTTTTTCCTCAAAACGTGTTTGGTGTTTAGTCCGAAATTGATGGTTCTTGAGATTGAAATGTAactgcaaacaaaaagaaagaaaaatactatTATCTTTGATTTGTGTTACTGGAAAAAGTAGAATCTTATGTGAGTGATCAAAGAGCTTTATAATAGACAAGGTCGACGGAAGAAGACACTTGTTTAATGTGAGTTTTATTTGCCTTTTTGTTATGTAGATTTGGACAAAAGATTTGAGCTTTGATGGAATCAAGAATGGAAGGAGATGTGTATTCTGGATTTGGTGGGGAGAGATACCAGATGGATGGTAAAGTGTTGCAGAATTTTCAGAAGAGCTTTGTTCAAGTTCAAGACATTCTTGATCAAAACCGGCTTTTGATCAACGAGATCAATCAGAACCACGAGTCTAAACAAGCTGATCACTTGGGTAGAAATGTTGGTTTGATAAGAGAGCTCAATAACAATATCAGAACTGTGGCTAGTCTTTATGGAGATCTCTCTCATTCTTTCGCCAGATCGGTTGATGCTTCATCCGAAGGGGAGTCTACAGGTACACTTAAATCTGATGGCAaggccaacaacaacaaccagaaGAGGTTTAGATCCGGGtaacaacataaccaacaaccaaaaaaaaataaaaaccaatctTGATTATGTAGATTCAAAAAGCTAATTTGATTGTGGATTAAGGAGTGAcaatgtttgttgttgttgttgtccaaCAACAATATGAacattaatattgttttttcttaaggGTCTTCTTCAACAGTTTTGCTTCCTGTAATCTCTGTTGAAATTGTTATCTACATAATGTTTATGTCTTTTGATTCTGAGATAATAAaagaagttttcttcttttgttagaTTTGACATATCTCTGAAATTCAAGTTCTGCCACCAACTGATGCATTTTTTGACATGTTAATAATAATTACATCTTTGGACTAATGAAATTCTCTAATCATCTTTATGCACTTCAAAAAGGGTTCTCACAAATGAATGTGTATTGTGCAGCGTGATTTCTTTGGTTATAGAATTGACATGTAAAAaccatttctttttgtttgtagaaaCTTCAAAATTTAGCAATGTTCATATGAACCCTTATTAGCTCAATATAAAGTAAGATTGATACTCgaatcaaaataaagaaaaagaaagacatgaAATTGTACCAAAGTCTGATCTAGcaaaagaagatgattatcctCGTTGCCTTTGTGTTTGCTTGCATGATCCTTCAAGTCAAAAAGACAACAGAACAGAGACTTGTAGTTTTAACTTTAGTTTGGTACTTTTTATTATTCCTTatctttttctccatttttacACAAGTTTCAAGTTGTTTTACAACACAAAGCTTCTTCCCCccctttctttatttgttttcattggcTTTTGGACAAAAGAATCCAGCCAAACTTTTTGGTTCACTTCacctttttataatcaatttctTGGCTCACATCCATTTTCCTATCAATTTTCTTTCtggatattttataaaaacagtAAATGGTAGGGCCTCCATACTGTTCATATAATTCTTGCTATGATTCTAATGGTTTCTCAATCTTACAATAgtgaaaacaaacaatttttgaTGCGTACAAGAGGAGAGAAACTTGTAATCAATCCTAAAGGCTTTCAAAGTTTCTTGAGACCCATGTCAAATATGAAGGAAATAATTTCTTATCTACATCAATAGAAAGATGTTGTAAAGATAGACAATGATGATGTATAATATGATGTTCTGTTCATTTCCACTTTGAACGTTACTACTTCCTTTCACTCTGTCTCTGCATCACTTTCATCAACTGTCCTTCCCAGTCAGATACAACTTCTTCTCCATTCGTAACCTGACCGAAACAGAAGCCTCATCAGTAAAATAGGCTTCTTTGAACTGGTAGCAGCATCAATAAAAACATAACGTTTTATATCTAGAAAAGCAAAGATTGTTTATCTACCTCAAATATTAACCCTGTTGGTGGGATCACACTTAGAGCTTCAACACATATACGAGCTGCATCTTCCTTGCTTATGCTTCCTTTAGCTGCAGCACCCTGTTTCATTCATAAAAATGTTGTTGAAACCAAGCAGTCAAGTGAACACATGTTTCATCTTGTTAGTTTATCAATTATTAGATAAATTTACCGCGCTAAAGTTGAAGCCTTGATTCCCTCCAGGACTGTTCTCAAGCTTGCCTGTTCTTATGATTGTATAAGGGACGTTCGAAGATATAACAGCCTTTTCATCTTGCTCAGCCAGTTTTTTCGCTTTGTTATTCATCATAGCTTGAATTCCCCCGCTGTTTTCATAAACAGACAACTGCAGCTTCATTAAACCATGATCTCACAGACAAAAGACCCTGANNNNNNNNNNNNNNNNNNNNNNNNNNNNNNNNNNNNNNNNNNNNNNNNNNNNNNNNNNNNNNNNNNNNNNNNNNNNNNNNNNNNNNNNNNNNNNNNNNNNNNNNNNNNNNNNNNNNNNNNNNNNNNNNNNNNNNNNNNNNNNNNNNNNNNNNNNNNNNNNNNNNNNNNNNNNNNNNNNNNNNNNNNNNNNNNNNNNNNNNNNNNNNNNNNNNNNNNNNNNNNNNNNNNNNNNNNNNNNNNNNNNNNNNNNNNNNNNNNNNNNNNNNNNNNNNNNNNNNNNNNNNNNNNNNNNNNNNNNNNNNNNNNNNNNNNNNNNNNNNNNNNNNNNNNNNNNNNNNNNNNNNNNNNNNNNNNNNNNNNNNNNNNNNNNNNNNNNNNNNNNNNNNNNNNNNNNNNNNNNNNNNNNNNNNNNNNNNNNNNNNNNNNNNNNNNNNNNNNNNNNNNNNNNNNNNNNNNNNNNNNNNNNNNNNNNNNNNNNNNNNNNNNNNNNNNNNNNNNNNNNNNNNNNNNNNNNNNNNNNNNNNNNNNNNNNNNNNNNNNNNNNNNNNNNNNNNNNNNNNNNNNNNNNNNNNNNNNNNNNNNNNNNNNNNNNNNNNNNNNNNNNNNNNNNNNNNNNNNNNNNNNNNNNNNNNNNNNNNNNNNNNNNNNNNNNNNNNNNNNNNNNNNNNNNNNNNNNNNNNNNNNNNNNNNNNNNNNNNNNNNNNNNNNNNNNNNNNNNNNNNNNNNNNNNNNNNNNNNNNNNNNNNNNNNNNNNNNNNNNNNNNNNNNNNNNNNNNNNNNNNNNNNNNNNNNNNNNNNNNNNNNNNNNNNNNNNNNNNNNNNNNNNNNNNNNNNNNNNNNNNNNNNNNNNNNNNNNNNNNNNNNNNNNNNNNNNNNNNNNNNNNNNNNNNNNNNNNNNNNNNNNNNNNNNNNNNNNNNNNNNNNNNNNNNNNNNNNNNNNNNNNNNNNNNNNNNNNNNNNNNNNNNNNNNNNNNNNNNNNNNNNNNNNNNNNNNNNNNNNNNNNNNNNNNNNNNNNNNNNNNNNNNNNNNNNNNNNNNNNNNNNNNNNNNNNNNNNNNNNNNNNNNNNNNNNNNNNNNNNNNNNNNNNNNNNNNNNNNNNNNNNNNNNNNNNNNNNNNNNNNNNNNNNNNNNNNNNNNNNNNNNNNNNNNNNNNNNNNNNNNNNNNNNNNNNNNNNNNNNNNNNNNNNNNNNNNNNNNNNNNNNNNNNNNNNNNNNNNNNNNNNNNNNNNNNNNNNNNNNNNNNNNNNNNNNNNNNNNNNNNNNNNNNNNNNNNNNNNNNNNNNNNNNNNNNNNNNNNNNNNNNNNNNNNNNNNNNNNNNNNNNNNNNNNNNNNNNNNNNNNNNNNNNNNNNNNNNNNNNNNNNNNNNNNNNNNNNNNNNNNNNNNNNNNNNNNNNNNNNNNNNNNNNNNNNNNNNNNNNNNNNNNNNNNNNNNNNNNNNNNNNNNNNNNNNNNNNNNNNNNNNNNNNNNNNNNNNNNNNNNNNNNNNNNNNNNNNNNNNNNNNNNNNNNNNNNNNNNNNNNNNNNNNNNNNNNNNNNNNNNNNNNNNNNNNNNNNNNNNNNNNNNNNNNNNNNNNNNNNNNNNNNNNNNNNNNNNNNNNNNNNNNNNNNNNNNNNNNNNNNNNNNNNNNNNNNNNNNNNNNNNNNNNNNNNNNNNNNNNNNNNNNNNNNNNNNNNNNNNNNNNNNNNNNNNNNNNNNNNNNNNNNNNNNNNNNNNNNNNNNNNNNNNNNNNNNNNNNNNNNNNNNNNNNNNNNNNNNNNNNNNNNNNNNNNNNNNNNNNNNNNNNNNNNNNNNNNNNNNNNNNNNNNNNNNNNNNNNNNNNNNNNNNNNNNNNNNNNNNNNNNNNNNNNNNNNNNNNNNNNNNNNNNNNNNNNNNNNNNNNNNNNNNNNNNNNNNNNNNNNNNNNNNNNNNNNNNNNNNNNNNNNNNNNNNNNNNNNNNNNNNNNNNNNNNNNNNNNNNNNNNNNNNNNNNNNNNNNNNNNNNNNNNNNNNNNNNNNNNNNNNNNNNNNNNNNNNNNNNNNNNNNNNNNNNNNNNNNNNNNNNNNNNNNNNNNNNNNNNNNNNNNNNNNNNNNNNNNNNNNNNNNNNNNNNNNNNNNNNNNNNNNNNNNNNNNNNNNNNNNNNNNNNNNNNNNNNNNNNNNNNNNNNNNNNNNNNNNNNNNNNNNNNNNNNNNNNNNNNNNNNNNNNNNNNNNNNNNNNNNNNNNNNNNNNNNNNtttttataatcaatttctTGGCTCACATCCATTTTCctatcaattttctttttggatattttataaaaactgtaaATGGTAGGGCCTCCATACTGTTCATATCATTCTTGCTATGATTCTCATGGTTGCGCAATCTTACagataatgaaaacaaataattttttatgcGTACAAGAGGAGAAAAACTTATAATTCTGAAGGCTTTCAAAGTTTCTTGAGACCCATGTCAATATGAAAGGAAATAAATTCTTATCTACATCAACAGAAAGATGTTGTAAAGACAGACAATGATGatgtataattataataatatgatGTTCTGTTCATCTCCACTTTGAAGCTTACTACTTCTTTTCACTCTGTCTCTGCATCACTTTCATCAACTGTCCTTCCCAGTCGGATACAATTTCTTCTCCATTCGTAACCTGACCGAAACAGAAGCCTCATCAGTAACATAGGCTTCTTTGTACTGGAAGCAGCATcaataaaacataacatattCCAAGAAAAGCAAAGATTGTTATCTACCTCAAATATTAACCCTGTTGGTGGGATCACACTTAGAGCTTCAACACAGATACGAGCAGCATCTTCCTTGCTTATGCTTCCTTTAGCTGCAGCACCCTGTTTCATTCATAAAAATGTTGTTGAAACCAAGCAGTCAAGGGAACAcctgttttttcttgttttcgaTGAATTTACCTCGCTAAAGTTGAAGCCTTGATTCCCTCCAGGACTGTTCTCCAGCTTGCCTGTTCTTATGATTGTATAAGGGACATTCAAAGATATAACAGCCTTTTCATCTTGCTCCTCCAGTTTTTTCGCTTTGTTATTCATCATAGCTTGAATTCCACCGCTGTTTTTATAAACAGACAACTGCAGCTTCATTAAACCATGATCTCACAGACACAAGACCCTAATCATCATAATAAGAAACCCAGTATGACAAAGGCAAAGTCATGGAGATGTATGTATCCTTACCTGAGACAAGAGAATTGCATGTTTTACACCTCTTAAACTCTTGACATTAGATAAGAAACCTTCCTGAAGTAAAGAATGAAATGCTTAATGTTTTAGATAAATGTACAAGTCAGATCAACAAGAATGATGGAGGACTTGGTTAAAACATACAGTTGGGGATATGATTGCACCAACACCTTTAAAAGCTTTCCTTAAGAAACGCTCGTTGCTTGCATCCCCAGACGTCAACTTCACAGGTTTACAGTAATTGAAATGTTtatcaaagtaaaaaaagcAACAAGAGACAGAACTAGGGAGTAGTATATATGTATTCAGTGAACTAACCTCAACATAAGCTCCAAAAGCATCTAAAGCCTTTCTTTTGTCCTTGACAAGTGCTTTAACACGAGTCCCTTTCACAATCAGTTGCAGTATAATCATCTACATCAGCTAAGAATTAACAGTTCTCAGTTTCATCTCGCTGCATCCAATGTAAAATGGTTCTATGAAAGCATGAAACACACACCTGACCCAAATCGCTATCTCCATCCGTTACAAAAACAGCATCTTTTTCTCCATcaagatcatcttcttcttcctctgcttcatgGATTCCAAATGGCATATAATAAGAGTAATGCTTTAAGTCCtgagattccaaattcaaacccTTTTAGGCAATACCTTTAAATTCATCGTCGTCTCCACTTAAAGATCCATC from Camelina sativa cultivar DH55 chromosome 7, Cs, whole genome shotgun sequence includes the following:
- the LOC104701947 gene encoding uncharacterized protein LOC104701947 isoform X2, which codes for MAGTSLPSSLLSQGPSLLFSTSSNQVSEAKCGIVITSGKRSLVRCLAKKKISFVDQILDYIEGGPKLRKWYGAPELRPKDGSLSGDDDEFKAEEEEDDLDGEKDAVFVTDGDSDLGQMIILQLIVKGTRVKALVKDKRKALDAFGAYVELTSGDASNERFLRKAFKGVGAIISPTEGFLSNVKSLRGVKHAILLSQLSVYKNSGGIQAMMNNKAKKLEEQDEKAVISLNVPYTIIRTGKLENSPGGNQGFNFSEGAAAKGSISKEDAARICVEALSVIPPTGLIFEVTNGEEVVSDWEGQLMKVMQRQSERK
- the LOC104701945 gene encoding protein ELF4-LIKE 2 translates to MESRMEGDVYSGFGGERYQMDGKVLQNFQKSFVQVQDILDQNRLLINEINQNHESKQADHLGRNVGLIRELNNNIRTVASLYGDLSHSFARSVDASSEGESTGTLKSDGKANNNNQKRFRSG
- the LOC104701947 gene encoding uncharacterized protein LOC104701947 isoform X4, with protein sequence MIILQLIVKGTRVKALVKDKRKALDAFGAYVELTSGDASNERFLRKAFKGVGAIISPTEGFLSNVKSLRGVKHAILLSQLSVYKNSGGIQAMMNNKAKKLEEQDEKAVISLNVPYTIIRTGKLENSPGGNQGFNFSEGAAAKGSISKEDAARICVEALSVIPPTGLIFEVTNGEEIVSDWEGQLMKVMQRQSEKK
- the LOC104701947 gene encoding uncharacterized protein LOC104701947 isoform X3 — encoded protein: MAGTSLPSSLLSQGPSLLFSTSSNQVSEAKCGIVITSGKRSLVRCLAKKKISFVDQILDYIEGGPKLRKWYGAPELRPKDGSLSGDDDEFKEEEEDDLDGEKDAVFVTDGDSDLGQMIILQLIVKGTRVKALVKDKRKALDAFGAYVELTSGDASNERFLRKAFKGVGAIISPTEGFLSNVKSLRGVKHAILLSQLSVYKNSGGIQAMMNNKAKKLEEQDEKAVISLNVPYTIIRTGKLENSPGGNQGFNFSEGAAAKGSISKEDAARICVEALSVIPPTGLIFEVTNGEEIVSDWEGQLMKVMQRQSEKK
- the LOC104704840 gene encoding monoacylglycerol lipase ABHD6-like, which gives rise to MHTNTTILFRIIITKNSLMASMKLMFRILRHAICIAITLLKSLVWCLFDNFDYPILIKLADTFLSLYFIVFCDLRPITVDLNDGETTLHFWISGHRKINRPNLLMLHGYGANSKWQFITQVTDLSRSFNLFIPDLVFFGRSYSRNTDRSVEFQARSIVGGLKRLGCGGGKDGGDLSVYSISYGGFVAYRIAKIWPEMVERLVIVSSGVGFTQQQKVTEMKKHGGYVSEILVPSSPRDLRLLVRVSMNTGLRFLDWVPDFILSQFISVMYETNREELLDLAKNLLEREEEPEFFAISQKTLIVWGDKDQVFPLEHGRRLHRNLPNSSLEVLKEIGHGVNIEAPTTLNNLIISFVLGVVP
- the LOC104701947 gene encoding uncharacterized protein LOC104701947 isoform X1, which gives rise to MAGTSLPSSLLSQGPSLLFSTSSNQVSEAKCGIVITSGKRSLVRCLAKKKISFVDQILDYIEGGPKLRKWYGAPELRPKDGSLSGDDDEFKAEEEEDDLDGEKDAVFVTDGDSDLGQMIILQLIVKGTRVKALVKDKRKALDAFGAYVELTSGDASNERFLRKAFKGVGAIISPTEGFLSNVKSLRGVKHAILLSQLSVYKNSGGIQAMMNNKAKKLEEQDEKAVISLNVPYTIIRTGKLENSPGGNQGFNFSEGAAAKGSISKEDAARICVEALSVIPPTGLIFEVTNGEEIVSDWEGQLMKVMQRQSEKK